A DNA window from Pleurodeles waltl isolate 20211129_DDA chromosome 12, aPleWal1.hap1.20221129, whole genome shotgun sequence contains the following coding sequences:
- the LOC138268203 gene encoding uncharacterized protein, whose protein sequence is MDFSDYFNSNEDSQEDFSYNLNSFIQSSVKKAVSASMDKISKQIQSTMSSCLSQSQMAHSAGESRKRKAPEASQSQSNDLSALMVGESNSHGIEDEVPQRPPSLEGNKNLGQKCKSKSKNVPKTQKIVIEDIKDTDDDADSIVSSSDIEDDNYSNFWIGPLPKKSKLASSSQSHPPLLDSDGNPMFDPGLIHHPNSTEWVPSDHVAKYILAKLPLPLDKQVRSRLRAECPRPSLPLHITDTPAIDPSLLTFFSNFGKDPRKGVDRAWALCQDKVLDLVGPLSRIFDLAESARANDESIDPEELSLWTQRAFCLLGNANSAMTHERRKGLLLKLDPKLANLASKDPGAKADGLLFGDNFIKELSKYVTTFASINKAQQSLKKVFNSRVFVRAGRGRSRSTGRPSRNQGFRGSFAYQQQQQQDFRPQFYPQRSRGYRGRNQRRSYNNSANTNASASSST, encoded by the exons ATGGATTTTTCAGACTACTTTAATTCTAATGAAGACTCTCAAGAAGACTTCTCCTATAATTTAAATAGCTTCATTCAATCCTCTGTCAagaaagcagtttctgcttctatggaCAAAATTTCTAAACAAATTCAGTCCACTATGTCCTCATGTCTATCTCAATCGcaaatggcccattctgcgggggaaagcagaaagcgcaaagccccGGAGGCTTCTCAAAGTCAGTCTAATGACTTGTCTGCGCTTATGGTTGGTGAGTCAAACTCACACGGGATAGAGGACGAAGTCCCTCAAAGGCCTCCCAGTTTGGAGGGGAATAAaaatttgggtcaaaaatgtaaaagTAAGTCAAAAAATGTCCCCAAGACCCAAAAAATTGTGATTGAGGATATTAAAGATACCGATGACGATGCTGACTCTATTGTCTCCTCGTCAGACATTGAGGACGATAATTACTCTAATTTTTGGATCGGACCTCTTCCTAAAAAATCCAAATTAGCTTCATCTAGCCAATCCCATCCCCCCCTCTTAGATTCTGACGGCAACCCCATGTTTGATCCTGGACTAATCCACCATCCTAATTCGACAGAATGGGTTCCCTCCGATCatgtagcaaaatatattttagctAAATTGCCACTTCCTCTAGACAAACAAGTTCGTTCAAGACTACGagctgaatgtcccagaccttccctccCACTACACATTACCGATACCCCTGCCATAGACCCGTCCCTCCTAACATTCTTCTCCAACTTTGGCAAGGACCCACGCAAAGGGGTGGACAGAGCATGGGCTCTATGTCAAGATAAAGTACTGGATCTGGTCGGGCCGTTATCCCGCATTTTTGATCTAGCTGAATCAGCTAGAGCCAATGATGAGTCTATCGACCCAGAAGAACTCTCTCTCTGGACTCAGAGAGCTTTTTGCTTGCTGGGTAATGCCAACTCAGCCATGACGCATGAACGCCGTAAAGGTCTGCTGCTTAAGCTTGACCCTAAACTTGCAAATTTGGCGTCTAAAGATCCAGGAGCCAAAGCCGATGGCTTACTGTTCGGGGACAATTTCATAAAGGAACTAAGCAAATATGTTACCACTTTTGCTTCAATTAACAAAGCCCAACAATCACTTAAAAAGGTTTTTAATTCTcgggtttttgtcagggccggtagaggcagaagCCGCTCCACCGGCCGCCCTTCCAGAAACCAAGGCTTCAGAGGTTCATTTGcttaccagcaacaacagcaacaagacTTTCGTCCCCAGTTCTACCCCCAGCGCTCCAGAGGATACAGAGGGAGGAACCAACGCAGATCCTACAACAATTCAG CCAATACCAACGCTTCAGCATCCTCCTCAACTTAA